One Campylobacter concisus DNA window includes the following coding sequences:
- a CDS encoding aryl-sulfate sulfotransferase: MSKNFLGSVALAAVLVSGFGFSAPLNAGVLAHQVKVQGELGSVFINPYDVSPLTAIIDRAGKDIKDIHVKVKGKPDGGIDIDYNVSEHALLTHDGVPIWGLYPDYLNEVVVSYTFNGAKKVETYKIYAQPIVTYSRDFRFSHMQKTRVKKVDPAFKNRLYLINNTITSVYKPLDWKNGGAASWNDFTENYIVDTKGEVRWYLDYQKFYDRSERRVMDGGMMMGFHQLKNGDISFGMAQRYLRYDLMGKEIYNRPLPRGYIDLSHEVMPLKDDHALLRVAKYNYHHKNGKISHTIRDHIIEVDNTGKVVEEWDLNEIFGNNVYRSNLIKALDARAVCLNIDMDAKEIKISDDQPFGDVTSTGTGRNWAHVNSISYDESDDSIILSLRHQGIVKIGRDKKVKWILASPEGWSEEFKAKVLTPVDSKGNKIKCENSKCEGEFDWSWTQHTAWLTPRYENKGDIKHISVFDNGDARGMEQPAFKEEKYSRAVEYKIDEKKGTVEQTWQFGKERGFDFYSAVTSNVEWQKDKSTYFISSSNVNLLRPDKTIKMVLVEIDPKTNDIKFEMDVDSASRDDVAYRAMVIDPEVFSY, translated from the coding sequence ATGAGCAAGAATTTCTTAGGTTCAGTTGCCCTTGCGGCTGTTTTGGTGAGTGGTTTTGGCTTTAGTGCTCCACTAAACGCTGGAGTCTTGGCTCATCAAGTAAAGGTTCAAGGAGAGCTTGGCTCAGTCTTTATAAACCCATACGATGTATCGCCGCTAACTGCTATCATCGATAGAGCTGGCAAGGACATCAAAGATATCCACGTCAAAGTAAAGGGCAAGCCAGATGGCGGCATAGATATCGACTACAACGTCTCAGAGCATGCCTTGCTCACGCATGATGGCGTGCCTATTTGGGGACTTTATCCTGACTATCTAAACGAGGTCGTCGTCAGCTACACATTTAACGGAGCTAAAAAGGTTGAGACATATAAAATTTACGCCCAACCTATCGTCACATATAGCCGTGATTTTAGGTTCTCACACATGCAAAAAACTCGCGTCAAAAAGGTCGATCCTGCCTTTAAAAACAGGCTCTATCTCATAAACAACACAATAACAAGCGTCTATAAACCGCTTGATTGGAAAAATGGCGGCGCTGCTAGTTGGAACGACTTTACCGAAAACTACATCGTAGATACCAAGGGTGAGGTCAGATGGTATCTTGACTATCAGAAATTCTACGACCGCAGCGAGAGAAGAGTGATGGATGGGGGCATGATGATGGGCTTTCATCAGCTAAAAAACGGCGATATCAGCTTTGGTATGGCTCAAAGATATCTTAGATATGACCTCATGGGAAAAGAAATTTATAATCGCCCGCTACCTAGAGGCTACATCGATCTAAGCCACGAGGTGATGCCACTAAAAGATGATCACGCACTTCTTAGAGTAGCAAAATACAACTATCATCACAAAAATGGCAAAATTTCTCACACCATAAGAGACCACATCATCGAGGTCGATAACACCGGCAAGGTGGTCGAAGAGTGGGATCTAAATGAAATTTTTGGCAACAACGTTTATCGTAGCAACCTCATAAAAGCGCTTGATGCTAGGGCTGTTTGCCTAAATATCGACATGGACGCAAAAGAGATCAAGATAAGCGACGATCAGCCATTTGGCGATGTCACCTCCACTGGCACAGGCAGAAACTGGGCGCATGTAAATTCTATCTCATACGATGAGAGCGATGATAGCATCATCCTTTCGCTTCGTCACCAAGGCATCGTAAAGATAGGACGAGATAAAAAAGTAAAATGGATATTAGCCTCGCCTGAGGGCTGGAGTGAAGAATTTAAAGCCAAAGTGCTAACTCCAGTAGATAGTAAAGGCAACAAGATAAAATGCGAAAACTCAAAATGCGAGGGCGAATTTGACTGGTCATGGACACAGCACACCGCATGGCTAACGCCAAGATACGAAAACAAGGGCGACATAAAGCATATAAGCGTCTTTGACAATGGCGATGCTAGAGGCATGGAGCAGCCAGCCTTTAAAGAGGAGAAATACTCCCGTGCGGTTGAGTACAAGATAGATGAGAAAAAGGGCACGGTTGAGCAGACTTGGCAATTTGGTAAGGAGCGTGGATTTGACTTTTATAGCGCGGTTACTAGCAATGTCGAGTGGCAAAAGGATAAAAGCACCTACTTTATCTCAAGCTCAAACGTAAATTTACTTCGCCCTGACAAGACTATCAAAATGGTCTTAGTCGAGATCGACCCAAAGACAAATGATATAAAATTTGAGATGGATGTGGATTCTGCTTCAAGAGATGATGTCGCTTATAGAGCGATGGTTATCGATCCAGAAGTGTTTAGTTATTAA
- a CDS encoding cytochrome d ubiquinol oxidase subunit II produces the protein MMHSLSLENLQIYWWFIVSLLGGLLVFMMFVQGGQSLIFSLGKDELKKDMLINSIGRKWELTFTTLVMFGGACFAAFPLFYATSFGGAYWVWLAILFCFIIQAVSYEYRKKPDNFLGARTYEIFLFINGSLGVILIGMAVSTFFSGSDFVLNEHNFVEWKTPFRGLEALANPYLYLLGIAMFFLSRIGGCLYLMNNIADGEFIQNARKQLIINTVLFLPFFLGFLAWILTKDGFAYDANGVVSLVAYKYAINLIEMPVAGVLLLIGVLLVLVGIFQGAFTKSIRGIFAYGVGVTLAVTALFLITGLNGTAFYPSFSDLSSSLTIKNASSSHYTLGVMAYVSLLVPFVLAYIFIVWRAIDSKKITQDEIKNDHHAY, from the coding sequence ATCATGCATAGTTTAAGCTTAGAAAATTTACAAATTTATTGGTGGTTTATAGTTAGCCTTCTTGGCGGACTTTTAGTATTTATGATGTTTGTTCAAGGCGGCCAGTCGCTCATCTTTAGCCTTGGCAAGGACGAGCTTAAAAAAGATATGCTCATAAATTCTATCGGTAGAAAATGGGAGCTTACATTTACGACGCTTGTTATGTTTGGCGGCGCATGCTTTGCGGCGTTCCCGCTATTTTACGCTACTAGCTTTGGCGGCGCTTACTGGGTTTGGCTGGCTATTTTGTTTTGCTTTATCATCCAAGCTGTAAGCTACGAATACCGCAAAAAGCCTGATAACTTCTTAGGCGCTAGGACTTATGAAATTTTCCTTTTCATAAATGGCTCGCTTGGTGTTATCCTTATTGGTATGGCGGTTAGTACATTCTTTAGCGGTAGTGACTTTGTGCTAAATGAGCACAACTTTGTCGAGTGGAAAACTCCATTTCGTGGCCTTGAAGCATTGGCAAATCCTTACTTGTACTTGCTTGGCATAGCGATGTTTTTCCTATCTCGCATAGGCGGCTGCTTATATCTTATGAACAACATCGCTGATGGCGAATTTATACAAAACGCTAGAAAACAGCTAATTATCAACACAGTGCTATTCTTGCCATTTTTCTTAGGATTTCTTGCGTGGATACTTACAAAAGATGGCTTTGCATACGACGCAAACGGCGTAGTTAGCCTTGTTGCTTACAAATACGCTATAAATTTGATCGAGATGCCTGTCGCTGGTGTGTTGCTACTTATTGGCGTGCTTTTGGTGCTTGTTGGAATTTTCCAAGGAGCATTTACAAAAAGTATCCGCGGAATTTTTGCTTATGGCGTTGGCGTAACGCTTGCTGTAACCGCGCTATTTTTGATAACAGGACTAAATGGCACTGCATTTTATCCGTCATTTAGCGACCTTTCTAGCTCGCTAACTATCAAAAATGCAAGCTCTAGCCACTACACACTTGGCGTTATGGCCTATGTTAGCTTGCTAGTGCCTTTCGTGCTTGCCTATATCTTCATCGTCTGGAGAGCGATAGATAGCAAGAAGATCACGCAAGATGAGATCAAAAACGATCATCACGCATACTAA